In the Paenibacillus sp. FSL H7-0357 genome, one interval contains:
- a CDS encoding glycosyltransferase, with the protein MLAPVLIFVYARPEHTRRTIESLAYNYQADDTDVFIFSDAPKNEKAIKNVTLVRDYIDTLPDKKLFKSVKIIKSEFNKGLANSIISGVNEIIELTQQVIVLEDDLITSPDFLSYMNDALKFYENDKKIWSVSGYTFNLDFPDKYESEVYLSYRGCSWGWATWKNRWDNVDWQVDDYMTFRIDKSLRKKFNRGGRDLSAMLDSQMKGDIDSWAIRWCYSQSKLDMFTIYPKVSRVKNIGLDGSGTHSGVSSKYDTSINTSNRRCEFDHPELNDKIIRLFKDRFGTRFEYFVVWNKALIKKMLRI; encoded by the coding sequence ATGTTAGCTCCTGTTTTAATATTTGTTTATGCAAGACCAGAGCACACTAGGCGGACAATTGAATCATTAGCCTATAATTATCAGGCAGATGACACTGATGTTTTTATATTCTCAGATGCACCAAAAAATGAAAAGGCTATTAAGAATGTGACACTTGTAAGAGATTATATTGACACACTTCCTGATAAAAAGTTGTTTAAATCAGTCAAAATCATTAAATCAGAGTTTAATAAAGGACTCGCAAATTCAATAATCTCAGGAGTTAATGAAATAATTGAATTGACTCAACAAGTAATTGTTCTTGAGGATGATTTAATAACTTCACCGGACTTTTTAAGTTATATGAATGATGCATTGAAATTTTATGAAAATGATAAAAAAATTTGGTCAGTAAGTGGTTATACTTTTAATTTGGATTTCCCGGATAAATATGAAAGTGAAGTATATTTATCATATAGGGGGTGTAGCTGGGGATGGGCTACTTGGAAAAATAGGTGGGACAATGTAGACTGGCAAGTGGATGATTACATGACTTTTAGAATAGATAAGAGTCTTCGGAAGAAGTTTAACCGCGGCGGTAGAGATTTGTCTGCTATGCTAGATTCCCAAATGAAGGGGGATATTGATTCCTGGGCAATACGATGGTGTTATAGCCAATCTAAATTAGATATGTTCACAATATACCCTAAAGTCTCAAGAGTGAAAAATATTGGCCTTGATGGATCAGGTACACATAGTGGAGTAAGTAGTAAGTATGATACCAGTATTAATACGAGCAATAGGAGATGCGAATTTGATCATCCAGAACTAAATGACAAAATTATAAGATTGTTTAAAGATAGATTTGGTACTAGATTTGAGTATTTTGTTGTATGGAACAAAGCGCTTATTAAAAAAATGTTAAGGATATGA
- a CDS encoding flippase: MNLLNLVKSRLLSNEVAKKILGNSGWLVSDKVFSMILGVFITAVVARYFGPELYGEFNYALAIVSLFTVLSTLGLEILIVKTIVEKEYEEGTILCTSFLLRIIGGVILTVVSCIVMWILEPSNNSLQLIVLIMSCSMVIRSFEVIEYWIQAHQKAKISSLIRIIVSLLTAGLKLLLVYFKGDLILFALIYTIDIAIVSAALVMAYIKYRQEKSRMRFSMDYAKEILSQSWYLVLSGLMVSLYMRIDQVMLGTIMPNKDELGIFSAAVRIAEMWYFIPTAIIISFRPVIMSKKKIDKDGYIRSVQLLYNIVAWMGIVFGVFIMLFAKLIIGILYGPEYIESARILSVSIWAGIFAMLGSARGVWLVSEGLQRYSMAYIAAGCIINISLNYFLIPLYGGYGAAIATLTSQITVAIIAPAFFKPTRISSIMMLRAFNLRKIFSDIKHK, encoded by the coding sequence TTGAACTTATTAAATCTAGTTAAGAGTAGACTATTAAGTAATGAGGTAGCCAAAAAAATATTAGGGAACTCTGGTTGGCTAGTAAGTGATAAAGTCTTTAGCATGATACTAGGTGTGTTTATAACTGCGGTAGTTGCACGTTATTTCGGTCCCGAGTTATATGGCGAATTTAATTATGCATTGGCTATCGTCTCTTTGTTTACAGTTTTATCAACATTAGGTTTGGAGATTTTAATTGTTAAAACTATTGTGGAAAAAGAGTATGAAGAAGGGACTATTCTCTGCACAAGCTTTTTGTTAAGGATAATTGGCGGAGTCATATTAACCGTTGTTTCTTGTATAGTAATGTGGATACTAGAACCATCTAATAATTCTCTACAACTTATCGTTCTTATAATGTCCTGCTCAATGGTTATAAGATCGTTCGAAGTTATTGAGTATTGGATACAGGCTCATCAGAAAGCGAAGATATCCTCCTTAATTAGAATTATTGTCAGTTTGTTGACTGCAGGTTTAAAACTATTATTAGTTTATTTCAAAGGTGATCTAATTCTTTTTGCCTTAATTTACACAATTGATATTGCAATAGTAAGTGCAGCACTAGTTATGGCTTATATCAAATACCGACAAGAAAAATCTCGCATGAGATTTAGCATGGATTATGCGAAAGAAATATTGTCGCAAAGTTGGTATCTTGTGCTTTCAGGCTTGATGGTATCATTATACATGAGAATTGATCAAGTTATGTTGGGGACTATAATGCCAAATAAAGATGAGCTTGGCATATTTTCAGCGGCTGTTAGAATTGCGGAGATGTGGTATTTTATTCCAACTGCCATTATTATTTCATTTAGACCAGTAATTATGAGTAAAAAGAAAATCGATAAAGATGGTTATATAAGGTCGGTGCAGTTACTTTATAATATTGTAGCTTGGATGGGTATTGTTTTCGGCGTATTCATAATGTTATTTGCGAAGCTTATTATTGGAATTTTATATGGTCCTGAATATATAGAATCTGCACGAATTTTGTCAGTTAGTATCTGGGCAGGTATATTTGCGATGTTAGGTTCGGCTAGAGGTGTTTGGTTAGTGAGTGAAGGCTTACAAAGATATTCAATGGCTTATATAGCAGCTGGTTGTATTATTAATATATCATTGAATTATTTTTTAATACCATTATATGGAGGTTATGGGGCGGCTATAGCTACACTAACTTCACAAATAACAGTTGCGATTATTGCGCCAGCCTTTTTTAAACCAACAAGAATTTCGTCCATTATGATGTTAAGAGCATTTAATTTGAGAAAGATTTTTTCAGATATTAAACACAAATGA
- a CDS encoding UDP-glucose dehydrogenase family protein: MKISVAGTGYVGLVTAVCLAERGNNITCLDIDKEKISLMQNGTSPIYEPGLELLMEQNKENITYTTDYMKAYSDAQIIIIGVGTPEKKDGSANLKYVFEVARQIAQTVEQDCIVIVKSTVPVGTNDKVEQIINEHKKYNVTIEVASNPEFLSQGTAVKDTLNATRIVLGVESENAEKLMKEMYKEFDIPFVVTNRRSAEMIKYAANDFLALKISYINEMANLCEIVGANIDDVALGMGMDPRIGNRFLNAGIGYGGSCFPKDTKALHWLASFNDYELKTVKAAIEVNENQKIKLIKKSRKYFDSFNGLSIAVLGLTFKPGTDDLRDAPSLVNIPLMIEDGANVKVWDPVGTENFRRIFPDEINYCKSIEETIVDTDICFIFTEWAEIKSFPLNKYKELMKRPLILDGRNCYSLTEAEDAGLVYESIGRRKVHTLIE; the protein is encoded by the coding sequence ATGAAAATCTCCGTAGCGGGTACTGGTTACGTAGGACTGGTTACAGCTGTTTGTTTAGCTGAAAGAGGAAATAATATAACCTGTTTAGATATTGATAAAGAAAAAATTTCACTTATGCAAAATGGTACTTCTCCAATATACGAACCTGGCCTAGAGCTACTTATGGAGCAAAATAAAGAGAACATCACTTATACAACTGATTACATGAAAGCATACAGTGATGCACAAATCATTATCATTGGAGTTGGAACACCAGAGAAGAAAGATGGCTCCGCGAACTTAAAATATGTATTTGAGGTAGCTCGGCAAATAGCACAAACGGTAGAACAAGACTGTATTGTTATTGTCAAGTCAACTGTTCCAGTAGGAACTAATGATAAAGTGGAACAAATTATAAATGAACACAAAAAGTATAATGTAACTATCGAAGTCGCTTCTAATCCGGAATTTCTATCTCAAGGGACAGCCGTTAAAGATACTCTGAATGCTACAAGAATAGTGTTAGGTGTAGAGTCTGAAAATGCTGAGAAATTAATGAAGGAAATGTATAAGGAGTTTGATATACCTTTTGTAGTTACCAACCGTAGAAGTGCAGAAATGATTAAGTATGCTGCTAATGACTTCCTAGCTTTGAAGATATCCTACATCAATGAAATGGCTAACCTTTGTGAGATTGTTGGAGCTAACATTGATGATGTTGCTTTAGGAATGGGTATGGATCCAAGAATAGGTAATCGCTTCCTAAATGCTGGTATTGGTTATGGTGGATCATGTTTCCCAAAGGATACTAAAGCGTTACATTGGCTTGCTAGTTTTAATGACTATGAATTGAAAACAGTAAAGGCAGCAATCGAAGTGAATGAGAATCAGAAGATAAAGCTAATAAAGAAATCCAGGAAATATTTTGATAGTTTTAACGGACTCAGTATTGCTGTGTTAGGTTTAACCTTCAAGCCTGGAACAGATGATTTAAGAGATGCACCTTCTTTAGTGAATATTCCCTTGATGATTGAAGATGGCGCAAATGTAAAAGTATGGGACCCAGTTGGAACTGAAAACTTCAGACGGATTTTTCCTGATGAAATTAATTATTGTAAATCAATAGAAGAGACAATAGTAGATACAGATATATGCTTTATTTTTACAGAATGGGCGGAGATTAAGTCTTTTCCACTTAATAAATATAAGGAGTTAATGAAGAGGCCTCTTATACTGGATGGAAGGAATTGTTACTCTCTTACTGAGGCAGAGGATGCTGGATTGGTCTACGAATCTATTGGTAGAAGAAAAGTACATACCTTAATAGAGTGA
- a CDS encoding phenylacetate--CoA ligase family protein, with the protein MGNSRLVRIMKRLNDPQYIRYGFRHYIGKLEIYYGLKNLQKFHMGHNMNFENIYRKKIIKILNYAFENSVYYKRIFIENQIDLKNYEDFFRIPFLSKGTIREEKSNILAIPESKKYVGFVTTGGSTGEPLGFYTLGGYDSEHQHFLYRMFGYSPGDKILAMDGTIIPEELLKQEIFWIRKSEKDIPYGSFALSSQYLTNNNKHLYVEYIKDFKPSFIRGYPSFIDSIATYINDNNIELGMVIKGVELTSESFSDYQLKNISRAFKTKVINQYGHAEASVFGYSIDDRLITYCSPYYGYTEIIDENGIHVKPGEVGEVVVTGFNNYAMPFIRYRTGDLATYDGIENGIVRLKRILGRTQDYIYTENMDKVLLTAIVFGRHYKAFDHIEKWQIVQNTPGVIVFRIIKNERFSQEDQIELHDNFYDIAKIKTYFEFVIELPLTKRGKSKLLIQNIPL; encoded by the coding sequence ATGGGGAATTCTCGATTAGTTCGCATTATGAAAAGATTAAATGATCCTCAATATATTCGCTATGGTTTCAGGCATTATATTGGTAAGTTGGAAATATACTACGGATTGAAAAATCTCCAAAAATTTCATATGGGACATAACATGAATTTCGAAAATATCTATAGGAAAAAAATTATCAAAATTCTAAATTATGCGTTTGAAAATTCTGTATATTATAAAAGAATATTTATTGAGAATCAGATTGACTTAAAAAATTATGAAGATTTTTTTAGGATTCCTTTTCTCTCGAAAGGTACCATAAGAGAAGAAAAAAGCAACATTTTGGCTATCCCTGAATCAAAAAAATATGTTGGTTTTGTAACTACCGGAGGAAGCACAGGTGAACCATTAGGATTTTATACATTGGGGGGCTATGATTCAGAGCACCAACATTTTTTATACAGGATGTTTGGATATTCTCCAGGAGATAAAATTTTGGCAATGGACGGTACAATAATACCAGAAGAACTGCTGAAGCAAGAAATATTTTGGATAAGAAAAAGCGAAAAAGATATACCATATGGTAGTTTTGCTTTGTCATCGCAATATCTTACTAATAATAATAAACATTTATATGTAGAGTATATAAAGGACTTCAAACCAAGCTTCATAAGAGGTTATCCATCATTTATCGATTCGATAGCAACTTATATCAATGATAATAACATTGAGTTGGGCATGGTGATAAAAGGGGTTGAATTAACATCTGAAAGCTTCTCTGATTATCAACTGAAAAATATAAGTCGTGCTTTCAAAACTAAAGTTATTAATCAATATGGGCATGCTGAAGCTAGCGTATTTGGCTATTCAATTGATGATAGACTTATAACTTATTGTTCCCCTTATTATGGATATACTGAAATAATTGATGAAAATGGTATTCATGTGAAACCGGGTGAAGTTGGCGAAGTGGTCGTGACTGGATTTAATAACTATGCTATGCCCTTTATACGATATCGTACAGGAGATTTGGCTACTTATGACGGGATTGAGAACGGGATAGTGAGGCTTAAAAGGATTCTAGGGAGAACACAGGATTATATTTATACTGAGAATATGGATAAAGTCTTACTAACTGCTATAGTATTTGGTAGACACTATAAAGCTTTTGATCATATAGAAAAATGGCAAATTGTGCAGAACACCCCTGGAGTGATCGTTTTTAGAATAATTAAAAATGAAAGGTTTTCACAGGAAGATCAAATTGAGCTTCATGATAATTTTTATGATATTGCAAAAATAAAAACATATTTTGAGTTTGTAATTGAGTTACCTTTGACAAAAAGAGGAAAGTCGAAACTACTCATTCAAAATATACCGTTGTGA
- a CDS encoding glycosyltransferase family 4 protein, producing MKVLWLTNIPLPEASILMNLRTIPFGGWLVNMSKYLANSDRIELSIAFPCKLISSKNVLFGEKIKYYPFPQNRNEHEIYKYLEKIIETTTPDIVHIFGTEFVHTLSMVNVCNQRKIKVLISIQGLVSIYAQHYMANLPRKIQNSFTFRDLIKKDNLVQQQKKFEQRGFSEVLALKKVKHVLGRTMWDKACALQINPDIQYHYCNETLREEFYNSVWNIKKIEEHSIFVSQGTYPIKGLHHMLEAMPIILKKFPKAKLYIGGIDIFNIRGLKAKLKETSYAKYLNHLIGKYKLQDKVSFTGSLDENEMCNRFLKSNVFVCPSSIENSPNSLGEAMILGVPCVASYVGGISDLLLDKQEGFLYQADAPYMLAHYVCEIFADNDLALKFSNNARVRALKTHNREHNLEKLSQIYKNIVSID from the coding sequence ATGAAAGTTTTATGGCTCACGAATATTCCATTACCAGAAGCAAGTATTTTGATGAACTTGAGAACTATTCCTTTTGGTGGATGGCTTGTTAATATGTCTAAATATTTAGCGAATTCTGATAGAATAGAACTCTCAATCGCTTTCCCTTGTAAATTAATCAGTTCGAAAAATGTTCTATTTGGGGAGAAGATAAAGTATTATCCTTTTCCACAGAATAGAAATGAGCATGAAATTTATAAATATCTTGAGAAAATTATAGAAACAACTACTCCTGACATTGTACATATATTTGGAACGGAGTTTGTTCATACACTCTCTATGGTTAACGTTTGTAATCAAAGAAAAATAAAAGTGCTTATTTCTATACAAGGGTTAGTATCAATTTACGCCCAACATTATATGGCTAATCTACCTAGAAAGATTCAAAATAGCTTTACCTTTCGAGATCTGATTAAAAAAGATAATTTAGTGCAACAACAAAAAAAATTTGAGCAAAGAGGTTTTTCTGAAGTATTGGCACTAAAGAAGGTGAAGCATGTACTAGGAAGAACAATGTGGGATAAAGCCTGTGCACTACAGATAAATCCTGACATACAATATCATTACTGTAATGAAACACTAAGAGAGGAATTTTATAATTCTGTATGGAATATTAAAAAAATTGAAGAACATTCAATATTTGTTAGTCAAGGCACATATCCTATTAAAGGCTTGCACCATATGTTAGAGGCAATGCCTATTATTTTGAAAAAATTCCCGAAAGCTAAACTATATATTGGTGGTATTGATATTTTTAATATACGTGGATTAAAAGCAAAATTAAAGGAAACATCATACGCTAAGTATTTAAACCATCTTATAGGTAAATATAAACTTCAAGATAAAGTATCCTTTACCGGCAGTCTAGATGAGAATGAAATGTGTAACAGATTTCTAAAATCAAACGTATTTGTTTGTCCTTCATCGATTGAGAATAGTCCTAACTCGCTCGGAGAAGCAATGATACTAGGAGTGCCCTGTGTAGCTTCTTATGTTGGGGGGATAAGCGATTTATTACTTGATAAGCAAGAAGGATTCTTGTATCAAGCAGATGCACCATATATGTTGGCACACTATGTTTGTGAAATTTTTGCTGATAATGACTTAGCATTGAAATTTTCTAATAACGCAAGAGTACGTGCTTTGAAAACCCATAATAGAGAACATAATTTAGAAAAGCTATCTCAAATTTATAAGAATATAGTTTCAATAGACTAA